A stretch of the Bacteroidia bacterium genome encodes the following:
- a CDS encoding carboxypeptidase-like regulatory domain-containing protein — MGIAQTGTIKGSVVDSISKEILIFVDVSLSGTPFKTEADIDGFFILDSIPYGTYVLRVSYVGFKTKEQTIILRKGETPNVKIELNSTPEILGAPKLPYVQPMNYQSKDSVTEFYSEGRKICFYQGNSFNSWLVITDTLTNDTLEYDKQISQNYSLSILYENNKPKYQMHCKAYYNKKARKTRKAERHHNFVHKLPRGLRFGHKTCFFPVFYYDKSAKINSRQILVDNKWKKYSDKNLRPSYALFDTYMIKADGIIKSKF; from the coding sequence TTGGGAATTGCTCAAACCGGCACTATAAAAGGATCAGTCGTAGATTCAATTTCTAAGGAAATTTTGATTTTTGTTGATGTATCGTTAAGTGGCACTCCATTTAAAACCGAGGCAGATATAGATGGTTTTTTTATTTTGGATTCTATTCCTTATGGAACTTATGTTTTAAGAGTATCATATGTCGGATTCAAAACAAAGGAACAGACTATTATTTTGAGAAAAGGCGAGACACCCAACGTGAAAATCGAATTAAATTCAACTCCTGAAATTTTAGGTGCTCCTAAGTTACCTTATGTGCAACCGATGAACTATCAATCTAAAGATTCTGTAACCGAGTTCTACTCTGAAGGCAGAAAAATATGTTTTTACCAAGGAAATTCATTCAACAGTTGGCTTGTAATTACTGACACTTTAACAAACGATACTTTAGAATATGACAAACAGATTTCTCAAAATTACTCTTTGAGTATTTTGTACGAAAACAATAAACCAAAATATCAAATGCATTGCAAAGCGTACTACAACAAAAAAGCAAGAAAAACCAGAAAAGCAGAGCGACATCATAATTTCGTACATAAACTTCCGAGAGGATTAAGATTTGGACATAAAACCTGTTTTTTTCCAGTATTTTATTATGACAAATCGGCAAAAATAAATAGTCGACAAATTTTAGTTGACAATAAATGGAAAAAATATTCTGATAAAAATCTAAGACCCTCATACGCCCTTTTTGATACTTACATGATAAAGGCAGACGGGATAATAAAATCAAAATTTTAA
- a CDS encoding OmpA family protein: MKSFTLISFLLSCLAVSSQVKTITWDKNWTSREEVVINSPEADFIIRIGDVDNLGFGWPEDFDPFCGRMTQAHAFPWEADPGEMNGFDRILLSSKFKPGTISKCGGDGYTDNYNPLTSKPVEWKIQAEVMKKAAIRNAFIQLFIDDFQSPSFCSKFQFLLNGKRFVEGEKFLNAVDQSGPVGKLISIPLPEEFWPMINEGSLTIKIDEITGAHDGFAVDFIRLVLNRKRENACKGSIAGTVLDKVTQEPIRNARVYLADKTEIVTDSEGKFQFRDVPAGFEIIGAQAEGYLEGYAQADINEGDDNPPVTLYLEKGKNSIQFGGKTLRAGESVQLNLILFDQGKSELKPEAKAELEKIVAFLKANPTAEIELSGHTSAEGDAQMNRSLSYQRVNACKKYVVSKGIDEGRIISVGFGPDKPVAPNDTEPNRAKNRRVEMRVLKI, from the coding sequence ATGAAATCCTTTACTCTTATCTCTTTTCTCCTGAGCTGTCTTGCGGTTTCCTCACAGGTAAAAACAATAACCTGGGACAAGAACTGGACAAGCAGGGAGGAGGTTGTCATCAATTCTCCGGAAGCGGATTTTATCATTCGTATCGGCGATGTTGATAATCTTGGTTTCGGATGGCCCGAAGATTTTGATCCATTTTGCGGGAGGATGACTCAGGCACACGCATTCCCCTGGGAGGCTGATCCAGGTGAAATGAACGGGTTCGACAGGATACTGCTTTCTTCAAAATTTAAGCCCGGTACTATCTCTAAATGCGGAGGAGATGGTTACACCGACAATTATAATCCCCTTACCTCTAAACCTGTGGAATGGAAAATTCAGGCGGAAGTAATGAAAAAGGCAGCGATCCGGAATGCTTTTATCCAGCTATTTATCGATGACTTTCAATCACCCTCTTTTTGTTCTAAATTTCAATTTCTTCTCAATGGTAAGCGTTTTGTGGAAGGCGAAAAATTCCTGAATGCCGTTGATCAGAGCGGGCCGGTTGGGAAGCTCATCAGCATACCCCTGCCCGAGGAATTCTGGCCAATGATTAACGAAGGCAGCCTGACCATAAAAATTGATGAAATCACGGGGGCGCATGATGGATTTGCAGTCGACTTTATTCGCCTGGTCTTGAATCGCAAACGTGAGAATGCATGTAAAGGGAGCATAGCTGGTACTGTTCTGGACAAGGTTACACAAGAGCCCATCAGGAATGCGCGTGTTTATCTCGCGGATAAAACTGAAATTGTAACGGACAGTGAAGGGAAATTTCAGTTCAGGGATGTTCCTGCCGGATTTGAGATCATTGGTGCGCAGGCCGAGGGCTACCTGGAAGGATATGCACAGGCTGATATCAACGAAGGAGACGATAACCCGCCGGTTACCCTCTACCTGGAAAAGGGAAAGAATAGTATTCAGTTTGGGGGTAAGACACTCAGAGCCGGGGAATCGGTTCAGCTCAATCTGATTCTCTTTGATCAGGGTAAGTCGGAATTAAAGCCTGAAGCTAAAGCGGAGTTGGAAAAGATCGTTGCTTTTTTAAAGGCGAATCCAACCGCAGAGATAGAGTTGTCAGGGCATACTTCCGCGGAAGGAGATGCTCAGATGAATCGCTCGCTTTCGTATCAGCGTGTCAATGCGTGCAAGAAGTATGTGGTTAGCAAAGGCATTGATGAGGGAAGGATTATTTCCGTTGGTTTTGGTCCGGATAAACCCGTTGCCCCGAACGATACGGAACCCAATCGCGCAAAAAACCGGAGGGTAGAGATGAGAGTGTTGAAGATATAA
- a CDS encoding ribose-phosphate pyrophosphokinase: MENQVKLFSGNATRELAAKIASSYGVALGDMKISKFSDGEFQVSFEETVRGAEVFLIQSTFPPTENLFELLLMVDAAKRASAKEIVAVIPYFGWARQDRKDQPRVAIGSKLVADLLSTAGVTRVMTMDLHADQIQGFFNVPVDHLYASTLFMNYIQDLHLTDLTMAAPDMGGSKRANAYAKHLKAELAICYKQRSKANVVDSMTLIGEVEGRNVVLVDDMCDTGGTLTKAADMIMERGAKSVRAICTHAVLSGKAYENIEKSKITELIVTDSIPPRQKCSKIRVLSCAPLFADVIRAVHTSESISKHFIM, from the coding sequence ATGGAAAATCAGGTCAAACTCTTTTCAGGCAATGCCACCCGGGAACTTGCGGCGAAAATCGCCTCTTCGTACGGAGTGGCGCTGGGAGACATGAAGATCAGTAAATTCTCTGACGGAGAATTCCAGGTTTCTTTTGAGGAAACGGTGCGGGGCGCTGAAGTGTTTCTCATCCAGAGCACCTTTCCTCCCACTGAAAACCTCTTTGAACTGCTGCTTATGGTGGATGCCGCCAAGCGTGCTTCCGCTAAAGAAATTGTTGCTGTGATCCCATATTTCGGCTGGGCACGGCAAGACAGAAAAGATCAGCCGCGTGTGGCGATTGGTTCCAAACTGGTGGCCGACCTGCTTTCTACCGCCGGTGTTACAAGGGTAATGACCATGGATCTTCATGCCGATCAGATCCAGGGATTTTTCAATGTACCTGTAGATCACCTGTACGCTTCCACACTTTTTATGAACTACATCCAGGATCTGCACCTCACTGACCTGACCATGGCCGCTCCCGACATGGGAGGTTCCAAGCGGGCCAATGCCTATGCCAAGCACCTCAAAGCAGAACTGGCTATTTGTTACAAACAGCGGAGCAAGGCAAATGTAGTGGACAGTATGACGCTGATCGGAGAGGTGGAAGGCCGTAATGTAGTGCTGGTAGACGACATGTGTGATACCGGGGGAACGCTCACGAAAGCTGCCGATATGATCATGGAACGGGGTGCTAAAAGTGTGCGTGCCATCTGTACCCATGCTGTGCTTTCCGGCAAGGCATATGAGAATATTGAAAAATCAAAAATTACGGAACTCATTGTTACCGACAGCATTCCTCCCCGGCAAAAGTGTTCCAAGATCCGTGTGCTCAGCTGTGCCCCGCTCTTCGCGGATGTTATACGGGCGGTACACACTTCGGAGTCTATAAGTAAACATTTTATAATGTAG
- a CDS encoding 50S ribosomal protein L25, with amino-acid sequence MKTVSISGSPRANVGKKDAKALRTQGQVPCVLYGGKEQITFSAPILAFTKLVYTPEICMVKLDIGGKNYDAVMQDIQFDIVTDRLAHIDFLELVPGKSVTMNIPVTTKGSAAGVKEGGKLQKKTRTLKLRGPIEKIPSVIELDVTNLNIGDSIRVADIKFDGVSLLDPPNFTVVGVRVTRQVVEEVAAPVATTAAPAAGATTAAPAAEGAKKEEKKEEKKK; translated from the coding sequence ATGAAAACGGTATCGATTAGCGGTTCGCCACGTGCGAACGTAGGGAAAAAGGATGCCAAGGCGTTGCGTACGCAGGGACAGGTTCCCTGTGTGCTCTATGGCGGCAAAGAACAGATCACCTTCTCTGCTCCCATCCTTGCTTTCACCAAACTGGTTTACACACCTGAAATTTGCATGGTTAAACTGGACATTGGAGGTAAAAATTATGACGCGGTAATGCAGGACATTCAATTTGACATTGTCACAGACCGTCTCGCACACATAGATTTTCTTGAACTGGTACCCGGAAAGTCGGTCACGATGAATATCCCGGTCACCACCAAAGGTTCCGCTGCCGGTGTGAAAGAAGGCGGTAAACTTCAGAAGAAAACCCGCACGCTGAAGCTACGCGGTCCCATTGAAAAAATTCCCTCTGTAATTGAGTTGGATGTAACCAACCTGAACATCGGAGACAGTATCCGCGTTGCGGATATCAAATTCGACGGAGTGAGTTTACTGGATCCACCCAACTTCACCGTTGTGGGAGTGCGCGTGACGCGTCAGGTTGTAGAAGAAGTGGCAGCTCCTGTGGCCACCACGGCTGCTCCTGCGGCAGGTGCTACCACTGCGGCCCCTGCAGCGGAAGGTGCCAAGAAGGAAGAGAAGAAAGAAGAGAAGAAAAAATAA